The Candidatus Endomicrobium procryptotermitis genomic sequence TTCAAATTCATATTTGACATCCCGAATATTTGTCATTACTTTTTTAAACGTTTCTGAATCTTTATCTTTTATAAGAGTGCAGAAAAGAATAAGGGCTTTTTTGTTTACTACGCAGTTCTTCAGAAAATCCCAAAACGCCTCATTGTCATTATGATACGAGCTTAAATAGTCGATCAGCATTTCCTCTACTCTTCTTTCTAAGCACTCCATTAATAAATGCATGTTTTTGTCTATGATAAAACCAATACCATCTGTTGTCTGCTTTGTAACTTCATTTTTTTTGCTCATGCCAAGCCCCCTTGTTTTAAAAATCTCTCGTAAAAATATCCTTCTTTGTTTGTTTAATGCTTTTCTGCTTGTAGCTTTCTACTTCTTCAATCGGGATTCTCCATGCCGTGGTGCCATATATTTTGACAGCGTTAATCTTACCCTCCCGTATAAGAACACTTACTGTTTGTTTATGGAGATTAAAAATCTCTGCGAAATCTTTTATTCGCAAATATTTTATTTTTGAGTTGTTTTTTGTATCTTTCATTTTTCCCCGGCAACGACTATAATATTGTTGTGAAAAACATCTTAAATCTTGCTATAATTTGGGGGTATAAAAGGGCGAAAGGATAGCGAATAAATTCACTATCCTTTCTATAGAGCAGACCGCTTGGCGTGAGCCTGCTTACGGGGAAATCCCCCGATATTATTAAAATGTTGAAAAAAAATGATTTGTTTAGCTTGCCAAGCATTCTTTCACTCACCCTTTTTGTTAAGTTCGCTTAACATTGTAATATATGCTTAACATTATGTCAACAGGGATTTTTCCCTCGGAGGTTCTCCTATGAGCAAACAAAAAAGCAGCAATATTGGATTTGTAATTTCGGCGCTTTTGAAAGAAAGCAATATGACGCAAGAAGAACTGTCGTCTAAAATAGGCATTAGTCGGCCAGTAATAAGCGGATGGATAAATGCAAGATATGAGCCGACTTTCGAAAACGTAAAAAAATTAGCGAAGATTTTCGGAAGATCAATCTCTGTTTTTTCTGAAGACAATAACAGCTATATGGATGAAAAGGATATTATTCCATTAACAGATAAAAATACAATAAGAATTCCAATATACATTGACATTTCTGCCGGGGTTCCCAACTTTTTAGATGAAGATCCTTCCGGGTACGAAGATGTTCCACGCATTATTGCCTATGGCGCAAAGTTCGCAGTAAGATGCAATGGTGACAGTATGACGCCTACAATATCAAAGGGTGACATTTGCTATATAAAACCTTCTATCGAAGCTATAGACGGAAAGATTATGTTAGTAAAGGTAGATGATGGGTTTACTTTAAAAAGAATTAAAAAAAATAAAGGCAAAATCGAACTTTTGTCCGACAATAAAAAATACTCCAAAACTAAATATAAATCCATTGAATTTATTGGCCTTGTTGTAGCTACAAAAAGAGAAATAGCATGAGAAAATTTTTAATCTGTTTTCTTTTATTGCTTAGCTCGATATCGTTCGCCAAGGAATCAAGCGGCAGGCATTACAAGGATGAATCCGAAGCCGGCATTAACATTCAACAAGTATTAAATAAGGCCGCGCATGGACAGTTCAGATATTTAGCTGAAGTCATGATTGATGGTGTAAACAAAAAAAGAATCGCAGTTCATTATGCTGTTCTTGATAGTGAGTATAATTTAATCACAAAAGCAAATTCTGGATTAAACGGCGAACTATATGATGCTATAAGCGACAGAGCCATTGCAAAGGGTGACATCAATATCTCGAATCAAGAAATAAAAAAAGCTAAATACGTTATGATTAATATTTTTATTATGCCTGACAAAAAAACGCCAATAAGAAAATATTTTGATTTCAAAATAGGTGACTAAATGGCATATCTATATTTAAAAAATGGACGATATTACATAAGAGATTATAAAAAACAGCCTAAGATAGATAATAAAGGGCTACCTGTTAAGGATGCCGCAGGCAACGTTATTTATAAAAATGTTAACGTATGGATAAAATCTTCAAAAGATCATAAGCTTGCAAAAATAGAACTCGGCAAATACGAAGAAAACAAAGATCGTGGGCGTATAGGTTTAGATAAAAAGCATACTTCAT encodes the following:
- a CDS encoding LexA family transcriptional regulator, encoding MSKQKSSNIGFVISALLKESNMTQEELSSKIGISRPVISGWINARYEPTFENVKKLAKIFGRSISVFSEDNNSYMDEKDIIPLTDKNTIRIPIYIDISAGVPNFLDEDPSGYEDVPRIIAYGAKFAVRCNGDSMTPTISKGDICYIKPSIEAIDGKIMLVKVDDGFTLKRIKKNKGKIELLSDNKKYSKTKYKSIEFIGLVVATKREIA
- a CDS encoding helix-turn-helix domain-containing protein; its protein translation is MKDTKNNSKIKYLRIKDFAEIFNLHKQTVSVLIREGKINAVKIYGTTAWRIPIEEVESYKQKSIKQTKKDIFTRDF